The Prosthecomicrobium sp. N25 genome contains a region encoding:
- a CDS encoding indolepyruvate ferredoxin oxidoreductase subunit alpha: MAERSFAREVEDLKLGEGQIFRGEGILAITKALLQCGVGYVAGYQGSPISHLMDVLNDAQDILSDLGVHFESSASEATAAATLAASVMYPIRGAVTWKSTVGTNVASDALANLASGGVTGGALIIVGEDYGEGSSIMQERSHAFAMKSQIWLLDPRPNLPSIVKAVEDGFELSEATNTPVMLEVRIRCCHVHGSFVAKDNRRPAFTVRDAVENPVRDTNRIVLPPASFLHEQEKVTKRWPAAIEFIRSRKLNETFGDGLADVGIVMQGGMYNGVIRALTALGLADVWGNTRVPLHVLNVTYPLVDDELAGFCRGKRAVLMVEEGAPEYLEQALANILRKADVPTRIEGKGVFPVAGELTATVMLDSLTAFFEKHAADLLGNRPPVPDPRPILADPKVKALAQVVPPRPAGFCTGCPERPIFAAMKLVEKELGPHHIAADIGCHLFSILPPFNIGATTMGYGLGPASASAFNVAADRRSIAVMGDGGFWHNGLNSGIGNAVFNKSDGVILVVDNHYSAATGGQDIMSSRALNRIRQTNNSIVKAVKGVGATWVRQIDRTYDVARLRDTLKEALTSKAKGPKVIVASSECMLNKQRRIRPLTAAAVKRGERVVRERFGVDEDVCTGDHACIRLSGCPSLSVKHTDDPLKDDPVAAIDNSCVGCGNCGEVSEAAVLCPSFYRADIIQNPNGFDRLAARIRGAVIGFLQRRHDRRRLAFPS, translated from the coding sequence ATGGCCGAGCGTTCCTTTGCCCGCGAAGTCGAGGACCTGAAGCTCGGCGAGGGCCAGATCTTCCGCGGCGAGGGCATCCTGGCGATCACCAAGGCGCTGCTCCAGTGCGGCGTCGGCTACGTGGCCGGCTACCAGGGCTCGCCGATCTCGCACCTGATGGACGTCCTCAACGACGCCCAGGACATCCTGTCCGACCTCGGCGTCCACTTCGAGTCGAGTGCCAGCGAGGCGACGGCGGCGGCGACGCTGGCGGCGTCGGTGATGTACCCGATCCGCGGCGCGGTCACCTGGAAGTCGACGGTCGGCACCAACGTGGCCTCCGATGCGCTCGCCAACCTCGCCTCCGGCGGGGTGACGGGCGGGGCTCTCATCATCGTCGGCGAGGACTACGGCGAGGGCTCCTCGATCATGCAGGAGCGCAGCCACGCCTTCGCGATGAAGTCGCAGATCTGGCTACTGGACCCGCGGCCCAACCTGCCGTCGATCGTCAAGGCGGTGGAGGACGGCTTCGAGCTCTCCGAGGCGACCAACACGCCCGTCATGCTCGAGGTGCGGATCCGCTGCTGCCATGTCCACGGCTCCTTCGTGGCGAAGGACAACCGCCGTCCGGCCTTCACCGTCAGGGACGCGGTCGAGAACCCGGTGCGCGACACGAACCGCATCGTGCTGCCGCCCGCCTCGTTCCTGCACGAGCAGGAGAAGGTCACCAAGCGCTGGCCGGCGGCGATCGAGTTCATCCGCTCGCGCAAGCTCAACGAGACCTTCGGGGACGGGCTCGCCGACGTCGGGATCGTGATGCAGGGCGGCATGTACAACGGCGTGATCCGTGCCCTGACCGCGCTCGGCCTGGCCGACGTGTGGGGCAACACGCGCGTGCCTCTCCACGTGCTGAACGTCACCTATCCGCTGGTCGACGACGAGCTCGCCGGCTTCTGCCGCGGCAAGCGGGCGGTGCTGATGGTGGAGGAGGGGGCGCCGGAGTATCTGGAACAGGCGCTGGCCAACATCTTGCGCAAGGCCGACGTGCCGACGCGCATCGAGGGCAAGGGCGTCTTCCCGGTCGCCGGCGAGCTGACCGCGACCGTGATGCTCGACAGCCTGACGGCCTTCTTCGAGAAGCACGCGGCCGACCTCCTCGGCAACCGCCCGCCGGTGCCCGATCCGCGGCCGATCCTCGCCGACCCGAAGGTCAAGGCGCTGGCGCAGGTGGTGCCGCCGCGGCCGGCCGGCTTCTGCACCGGATGTCCGGAACGACCGATCTTTGCCGCCATGAAGCTGGTCGAGAAGGAACTCGGGCCCCACCACATCGCCGCCGACATCGGCTGCCACCTCTTCTCCATCCTGCCGCCCTTCAACATCGGCGCGACCACCATGGGCTACGGCCTCGGCCCGGCCTCGGCCTCGGCCTTCAACGTGGCGGCGGACAGGCGCTCGATCGCCGTCATGGGCGACGGCGGCTTCTGGCACAACGGCCTCAACTCCGGCATCGGCAACGCCGTCTTCAACAAGTCGGACGGCGTCATCCTGGTGGTCGACAACCACTACTCGGCGGCGACCGGCGGGCAGGACATCATGTCGTCGCGCGCCCTCAACCGGATCCGGCAGACCAACAATTCCATCGTCAAGGCGGTGAAGGGGGTCGGCGCCACCTGGGTCCGGCAGATCGACCGCACCTACGACGTCGCCCGGCTTCGCGATACCCTGAAGGAGGCGCTGACCAGCAAGGCGAAGGGTCCGAAGGTCATCGTGGCCTCCTCCGAATGCATGCTGAACAAGCAGCGCCGCATCCGGCCGCTGACCGCGGCGGCGGTGAAGCGCGGCGAGCGGGTGGTGCGCGAGCGCTTCGGCGTGGACGAGGACGTCTGCACGGGCGACCATGCCTGCATCCGCCTGTCGGGCTGCCCGTCGCTGTCGGTGAAGCACACGGACGATCCGCTGAAGGACGATCCGGTGGCGGCCATCGACAATTCCTGCGTGGGCTGCGGCAATTGCGGCGAGGTCTCGGAGGCGGCGGTGCTTTGCCCGTCCTTCTACCGGGCCGACATCATCCAGAACCCCAACGGCTTCGACCGGCTGGCGGCGCGAATCCGCGGCGCCGTCATCGGCTTCCTGCAGCGCCGGCACGATCGCCGCCGCCTGGCCTTCCCGTCGTGA
- a CDS encoding indolepyruvate oxidoreductase subunit beta family protein produces the protein MNASPQPLGAGQPLLSDDKPLAIAILAMGGQGGGVLADWIVALAEGNGWVAQSTSVPGVAQRTGATIYYIEMIRARGEARPVLSLMPTPGDVDVVVAAEWMEGGRAILRGLVTPSRTTFVASTHRSFAVGEKEKPGDGIGDPAVVTEALGIAAKRTIAFDMAGLAERNGSVISATLFGALAASGALPFAREAFEAAVRAGGVGVEGSLRAFAAAFERAARQPVPETPARVPPKTIPDLPASAGHPELDRLLARIRGEIPAAAQGMAYAGVKRLVEWQDAAYAGAYLARLAAFLGRLPAGSGHADAIAGEAAKQIAVAMAYDDVYRVADLKIRASRFDRIRREVAAADDQIVTTTEFMNPRMEEVCGALPARLGAWIEARPGLFRALDRVVNRGRRVRTGTVLWFLPLYVLAGLKRHRLGALRHGREMAHMEAWLATAERHLATDPALALEVLACRRLVKGYSDTHARGTSKFDRVLAAVPKLAGRPDAADWVRRLKQAALMDEEGKALDGALATVDSILADPHA, from the coding sequence ATGAACGCGAGCCCCCAACCGCTCGGCGCCGGACAGCCGCTCCTGTCCGACGACAAGCCGCTGGCGATCGCCATCCTGGCCATGGGCGGGCAGGGCGGCGGCGTGCTGGCCGACTGGATCGTCGCGCTCGCGGAGGGCAACGGCTGGGTGGCCCAGTCGACCTCGGTGCCGGGCGTCGCCCAGCGCACCGGCGCCACCATCTACTACATCGAGATGATCCGGGCCCGCGGCGAGGCGCGCCCGGTGCTCTCGCTGATGCCGACGCCCGGCGACGTCGACGTGGTGGTCGCCGCCGAGTGGATGGAGGGCGGCCGGGCGATCCTGCGCGGGCTCGTCACCCCGTCGAGGACGACCTTCGTCGCCTCCACGCACCGCTCCTTCGCGGTCGGCGAGAAGGAGAAGCCGGGCGACGGCATCGGCGACCCGGCGGTCGTCACCGAGGCGCTCGGCATCGCGGCGAAGCGGACGATCGCCTTCGACATGGCGGGCCTCGCGGAGCGGAACGGGTCCGTCATCTCGGCGACGCTCTTCGGCGCCCTGGCGGCCTCCGGCGCGCTGCCCTTCGCGCGCGAGGCCTTCGAGGCCGCGGTGCGGGCGGGCGGCGTCGGCGTGGAGGGGAGCCTGCGCGCCTTCGCGGCCGCCTTCGAGCGGGCCGCGCGGCAGCCCGTCCCCGAGACGCCCGCGCGGGTGCCGCCGAAGACGATCCCCGACCTGCCGGCGAGCGCCGGGCATCCGGAGCTCGACCGCCTTCTCGCCCGCATCCGCGGCGAGATCCCGGCGGCCGCGCAAGGCATGGCCTATGCCGGGGTGAAGCGCCTCGTCGAGTGGCAGGACGCGGCCTATGCGGGCGCGTATCTCGCCCGTCTGGCGGCGTTCCTCGGCCGCCTGCCGGCGGGCTCGGGCCATGCCGACGCGATCGCCGGCGAGGCCGCCAAGCAGATCGCGGTCGCGATGGCGTATGACGACGTCTACCGGGTCGCGGACCTGAAGATCCGGGCGAGCCGCTTCGACCGCATCCGCCGGGAGGTCGCCGCCGCGGACGACCAGATCGTCACCACGACCGAGTTCATGAATCCGCGCATGGAGGAGGTCTGCGGCGCGCTTCCGGCGCGGCTCGGCGCCTGGATCGAGGCCCGGCCGGGCCTCTTCCGCGCCCTCGACCGGGTGGTGAACCGGGGCCGGCGGGTGCGGACCGGCACGGTGCTCTGGTTCCTGCCGCTCTACGTCCTCGCCGGCCTGAAGCGCCACCGGCTCGGCGCGCTCCGCCACGGGCGCGAGATGGCCCACATGGAGGCGTGGCTGGCGACGGCCGAGCGGCATCTCGCGACCGACCCGGCGCTGGCGCTCGAGGTCCTGGCGTGCCGGCGGCTCGTCAAGGGCTACTCGGACACCCATGCCCGGGGGACGTCGAAGTTCGACCGGGTGCTGGCGGCCGTCCCGAAGCTCGCCGGCCGGCCGGACGCCGCCGACTGGGTCCGGCGGCTGAAGCAGGCGGCGCTGATGGACGAGGAGGGCAAGGCCCTCGACGGGGCGCTCGCGACGGTCGACAGCATCCTGGCCGACCCACACGCCTGA
- a CDS encoding SDR family oxidoreductase, producing the protein MIVMARTWALELGPAGITVNVVAPGPIQDTAMFQDVIEPGSERERKLAEAIPVKRLGRSDDVAHAVMFFAGREAGFVTGQVLYVCGGASVGAVVI; encoded by the coding sequence ATGATCGTCATGGCGCGCACCTGGGCGCTGGAACTCGGCCCTGCCGGCATCACCGTCAACGTGGTCGCCCCCGGGCCGATCCAGGACACCGCCATGTTCCAGGACGTGATCGAGCCGGGCAGCGAGCGCGAACGCAAGCTCGCCGAAGCCATCCCGGTCAAACGCCTCGGCCGCTCCGACGACGTCGCCCACGCGGTGATGTTCTTCGCCGGGCGTGAGGCAGGGTTCGTGACGGGGCAGGTGCTGTACGTGTGCGGCGGGGCGAGCGTGGGGGCTGTGGTGATTTGA
- a CDS encoding serine/threonine-protein kinase produces MPAIMPLGLQPGTVLLNKYEVIRILGSGYFGEVYHVRNRSLGHEAALKIVQITDPVSHRAHIEAQAQHLCNHDHVVKIYTADILNGAVLIEMEYIDGGSLGDRLSREFVPVVDSITCVKQILFALEHAHNRDIIHRDVKPANIMLAGANAKLSDFGTIIQPSTGVSVTNLFYQAHASPEAFNNQAFSSRSDVFGAGMTLLRAANNIPDIGRFLSGPGSRQHIANGTLPHAIGYEAYLPSRLKRVLKRALHPNPDERYPDARTFRQELERLSPERRWVRQADRTWICTCANGREERIVYLGGGRHRVERTIGGRRRQPDCRDFRNEAEARKYMDGLVANTTLATAAASTRQR; encoded by the coding sequence ATGCCGGCCATCATGCCGCTTGGCCTTCAGCCAGGTACGGTGCTCCTGAACAAGTATGAGGTGATCCGGATTCTCGGCAGCGGCTACTTTGGGGAGGTGTACCACGTCCGGAACCGAAGCCTCGGGCACGAGGCCGCACTGAAGATCGTTCAGATCACGGACCCGGTCAGCCATCGGGCGCACATCGAGGCGCAGGCCCAGCATCTCTGCAACCACGATCACGTGGTGAAGATCTACACAGCGGACATCCTCAACGGGGCAGTCCTGATCGAGATGGAGTACATCGACGGCGGTTCACTCGGTGACCGACTGTCCCGGGAGTTCGTTCCCGTCGTCGACTCGATCACGTGCGTCAAGCAGATCCTGTTCGCGCTCGAGCATGCGCACAATCGGGACATCATCCACCGCGACGTGAAGCCCGCGAACATCATGTTGGCGGGGGCTAACGCCAAGCTCTCGGATTTCGGGACCATCATCCAGCCCAGTACCGGGGTCAGTGTCACCAACCTGTTCTATCAAGCGCACGCTTCACCAGAGGCCTTCAATAACCAGGCCTTCAGCTCAAGGTCGGACGTCTTCGGGGCCGGGATGACGCTTCTGCGGGCGGCGAACAACATCCCGGATATAGGGCGGTTCCTGTCGGGTCCGGGCAGTCGCCAGCACATTGCGAACGGGACGCTACCCCACGCGATCGGGTACGAGGCGTACTTACCTAGCCGCCTTAAGCGCGTTCTTAAGAGGGCGCTACACCCTAACCCCGACGAGCGGTATCCCGACGCAAGGACGTTCCGGCAGGAACTCGAGAGGCTGAGTCCGGAGCGTCGTTGGGTCCGCCAAGCCGATCGGACATGGATCTGCACCTGTGCCAACGGCAGGGAAGAGCGGATCGTGTACCTGGGCGGCGGACGGCATCGCGTCGAACGCACCATCGGCGGCCGTCGCCGCCAGCCGGACTGCCGCGACTTCCGGAACGAAGCCGAAGCGCGCAAGTACATGGACGGGCTCGTCGCGAACACCACTCTCGCCACAGCCGCCGCTTCCACCAGGCAGCGCTGA
- a CDS encoding vitamin B12-dependent ribonucleotide reductase produces the protein MRIERRFTTAGQSPYAAIEFRTTTSEIRNPDGSIVFKLDGIEVPAQWSQVAADILAQKYFRKAGVPKVLKRVEEETVPSWLWRSVPDEAALAGLSASERTGSETDARQVFDRLAGTWTYWGWKGGYFDNESDARAFFDELCYMLAKQLVAPNSPQWFNTGLHWAYGIDGPSQGHFYVDYRTGKLTRSESAYEHPQPHACFIQSVDDDLVNENGIMDLWVREARLFKYGSGTGSNFSKLRGEGERLSGGGRSSGLMSFLKIGDRAAGAIKSGGTTRRAAKMVVVDIDHPDIEDYINWKVREEQKVAALVTGSKVVSRHLSAIMKACVNCEGSGEDCFDPAKNTALKREIRAAKKSMVPENYIKRVIQFARQGYKDIEFPVYDTDWDSEAYLTVSGQNSNNSVRVTDEFLRAVEQDGKWDLTWRQTGKVKKTLRARELWESVGYAAWASADPGIQFHTTINDWHTCPASGPIVASNPCSEYMFLDDTACNLASVNLLPYRKADGSFDVEAYVHTCRLWTVVLEISVLMAQFPSKSIAELSYRFRTLGLGYANIGGLLMSSGIAYDSPEGRAICGALSAVMTGVAYATSAEMAKELGPFPAYADNAADMLRVIRNHARAAKGSHEGYEKLSTLPVPLDHGACPDRALVDAAVKAWDDALALGTKFGYRNAQVTVIAPTGTIGLVMDCDTTGIEPDFALVKFKKLAGGGYFKIINQSVPQALRTLGYRESEIAEIEAYAVGHGSLAQAPGVNPASLKARGFTDEAIEKIQGGLKSAFDIKFAFNKWTLGEDFCTRVLGFSAEDLASPSFDMLTALGYSKADIEAANIHVCGAMTVEGAPHLKAEHLPVFDCANPCGRTGKRFLSVESHIRMMAAAQPFITGAISKTINMPNDATVEDAKNAYMLSWRLALKANALYRDGSKLSQPLNSQLLADDEDEAEDVVEQIVAQPATTRAAIAAERIVERIIERAIREREKLPNRRKGYTQKAIVGGHKVYLRTGEYDDGRLGEIFIDMHKEGAAFRSLMNNFAIAVSLGLQYGVPLEEYVDAFTFTRFEPAGMVQGNEAIKNATSILDYVFRELAVSYLSRHDLAHVRPEDIGSTAMGSGVGEGVSKPQPGPEAVVSRGLVRGKVQERLKVVDGAARGSGSNVAPTASSQAVVTAFAGVFGATALKAGSVAEARPAALGQTEDRPQAVLGAKIAEARMKGYEGEACQECGNFTMVRNGTCLKCDTCGSTSGCS, from the coding sequence ATGCGCATCGAGCGGCGCTTCACGACGGCGGGCCAGTCGCCGTACGCAGCGATCGAATTCCGGACTACCACGAGCGAGATCCGCAACCCGGACGGCTCGATCGTCTTCAAGCTCGACGGCATCGAGGTGCCGGCGCAGTGGAGCCAGGTCGCGGCCGACATCCTGGCCCAGAAGTATTTCCGCAAGGCCGGCGTGCCGAAGGTGCTGAAGCGCGTCGAGGAGGAGACCGTCCCCTCCTGGCTGTGGCGCTCGGTGCCCGACGAGGCGGCCCTCGCCGGTCTCTCCGCGTCCGAGCGGACGGGCTCCGAGACCGACGCCCGCCAGGTCTTCGACCGGCTCGCCGGCACCTGGACTTACTGGGGCTGGAAGGGCGGCTACTTCGACAACGAGTCCGACGCCCGCGCCTTCTTCGACGAGCTCTGCTACATGCTGGCCAAGCAGCTCGTCGCCCCCAACAGCCCGCAGTGGTTCAACACCGGCCTGCACTGGGCCTACGGCATCGACGGCCCGAGCCAGGGCCACTTCTACGTCGACTACCGGACCGGCAAGCTGACCCGCTCCGAGAGCGCCTATGAGCATCCCCAGCCGCATGCCTGCTTCATCCAGTCCGTCGACGACGACCTCGTCAACGAGAACGGCATCATGGACCTGTGGGTCCGCGAGGCGCGGCTCTTCAAGTACGGCTCGGGCACCGGCTCTAACTTCTCGAAGCTCCGCGGCGAGGGCGAGCGTCTCTCCGGCGGCGGCCGCTCCTCCGGCCTGATGAGCTTCCTGAAGATCGGCGACCGCGCCGCGGGCGCCATCAAGTCGGGCGGCACGACCCGCCGCGCCGCCAAGATGGTGGTCGTCGACATCGACCATCCGGACATCGAGGACTACATCAACTGGAAGGTGCGCGAGGAGCAGAAGGTCGCCGCCCTGGTGACGGGCTCCAAGGTCGTCTCCCGGCACCTCTCCGCCATCATGAAGGCCTGCGTGAACTGCGAGGGCTCGGGCGAGGACTGCTTCGACCCCGCCAAGAACACGGCCCTGAAGCGCGAGATCCGCGCCGCCAAGAAGTCGATGGTTCCGGAGAACTACATCAAGCGGGTGATCCAGTTCGCCCGCCAGGGCTACAAGGACATCGAGTTCCCGGTCTACGACACCGACTGGGATTCCGAGGCCTACCTGACCGTCTCCGGCCAGAATTCCAACAACTCGGTGCGCGTCACCGACGAGTTCCTGCGCGCCGTCGAGCAGGACGGCAAGTGGGACCTGACCTGGCGCCAGACCGGCAAGGTGAAGAAGACGCTCCGCGCCCGCGAGCTGTGGGAGAGCGTCGGCTACGCCGCCTGGGCCTCCGCCGACCCGGGCATCCAGTTCCACACCACCATCAACGACTGGCACACCTGCCCGGCCTCCGGCCCGATCGTCGCCTCGAACCCGTGCTCCGAGTACATGTTCCTGGACGACACGGCCTGCAACCTGGCCTCGGTCAACCTGCTCCCCTACCGCAAGGCCGACGGCAGCTTCGACGTCGAGGCCTACGTCCACACCTGCCGGCTGTGGACCGTCGTCCTCGAGATCTCGGTCCTGATGGCGCAGTTCCCGTCGAAGTCGATCGCGGAGCTCTCCTACCGCTTCCGCACCCTCGGCCTCGGCTACGCCAACATCGGCGGCCTGCTGATGTCGTCCGGCATCGCCTACGACAGCCCCGAGGGCCGCGCCATCTGCGGCGCCCTGTCGGCCGTCATGACCGGCGTCGCCTACGCCACCTCCGCCGAGATGGCCAAGGAGCTCGGCCCCTTCCCGGCCTATGCCGACAACGCCGCCGACATGCTGCGCGTCATCCGCAACCACGCCCGCGCCGCCAAGGGCAGCCATGAGGGCTACGAGAAGCTCTCCACCCTCCCCGTGCCCCTCGACCACGGCGCCTGCCCGGACCGGGCCCTCGTCGACGCCGCCGTCAAGGCCTGGGACGACGCGCTCGCGCTCGGCACGAAGTTCGGCTACCGCAACGCCCAGGTCACCGTGATCGCGCCGACCGGCACGATCGGCCTCGTCATGGACTGCGACACGACCGGCATCGAGCCCGACTTCGCGCTCGTGAAGTTCAAGAAGCTGGCCGGCGGCGGCTACTTCAAGATCATCAACCAGTCCGTCCCGCAGGCGCTCAGGACCCTCGGCTACCGCGAGAGCGAGATCGCCGAGATCGAGGCCTACGCGGTCGGCCACGGCTCGCTGGCGCAGGCTCCGGGCGTCAACCCGGCCTCGCTCAAGGCGCGCGGCTTCACCGACGAGGCGATCGAGAAGATCCAGGGCGGCCTGAAGTCCGCCTTCGACATCAAGTTCGCCTTCAACAAGTGGACCCTCGGCGAGGACTTCTGCACCCGCGTGCTCGGCTTCTCGGCCGAGGACCTCGCGAGCCCGTCCTTCGACATGCTGACCGCGCTCGGCTATTCCAAGGCGGACATCGAGGCGGCCAACATCCACGTCTGCGGCGCCATGACGGTGGAGGGCGCCCCGCACCTGAAGGCCGAGCACCTGCCCGTCTTCGACTGCGCCAACCCCTGCGGCCGCACGGGCAAGCGCTTCCTCTCGGTGGAGAGCCACATCCGCATGATGGCGGCGGCGCAGCCCTTCATCACCGGGGCGATCTCCAAGACCATCAACATGCCGAACGACGCCACCGTCGAGGACGCCAAGAACGCCTACATGCTGTCCTGGCGCCTGGCCCTCAAGGCCAACGCCCTCTACCGCGACGGCTCCAAGCTCTCCCAGCCGCTCAACAGCCAGCTCCTCGCCGACGACGAGGACGAGGCCGAGGACGTGGTCGAGCAGATCGTCGCCCAGCCGGCGACGACCCGGGCCGCCATCGCGGCCGAGCGGATCGTCGAGCGCATCATCGAGCGGGCGATCCGCGAGCGCGAGAAGCTGCCGAACCGCCGCAAGGGCTACACCCAGAAGGCGATCGTCGGCGGCCACAAGGTCTACCTGCGCACCGGCGAATACGACGACGGCCGCCTCGGCGAGATCTTCATCGACATGCACAAGGAAGGCGCCGCCTTCCGGTCGCTGATGAACAACTTCGCCATCGCGGTCTCGCTCGGCCTGCAATACGGCGTGCCGCTCGAGGAATATGTCGACGCCTTCACGTTCACCCGCTTCGAGCCCGCCGGCATGGTCCAGGGCAACGAGGCGATCAAGAACGCGACGTCGATCCTCGACTACGTCTTCCGCGAGCTCGCCGTCTCCTACCTGTCGCGGCACGACCTCGCCCATGTCCGCCCCGAGGACATCGGCTCGACCGCCATGGGCTCCGGCGTCGGCGAGGGCGTCTCCAAGCCCCAGCCCGGCCCCGAGGCGGTGGTCTCCCGCGGCCTCGTCCGCGGCAAGGTGCAGGAGCGCCTGAAGGTCGTCGACGGCGCCGCCCGCGGCTCCGGCTCCAACGTCGCCCCCACCGCCTCCTCCCAGGCCGTGGTCACCGCCTTCGCGGGCGTCTTCGGCGCCACCGCCCTCAAGGCCGGCTCCGTCGCCGAAGCCAGACCCGCCGCCCTCGGCCAAACCGAAGACCGTCCCCAGGCAGTCCTCGGCGCCAAGATCGCCGAAGCCCGCATGAAGGGCTATGAAGGCGAAGCCTGCCAGGAATGCGGGAACTTCACGATGGTGCGGAACGGGACGTGCCTGAAGTGCGACACCTGCGGGTCGACGAGCGGGTGTTCGTGA
- a CDS encoding response regulator, with protein sequence MRHHRAYGVPLESLDVAVVDDHRPMQSILRSILLGAHVARVRAFDSAREALIAMAVDPPDLVIADWRMAPTSGLTLVKAMRRPSSGALATVPVVMITASPTRALIERAVRLGIHSVLVKPLSPATLMTRIAAILADGRRFEVDADSGFYRLEDAGSVLRAQHGRWAEIRGLRQDPSDLVLDRPDGSPERGSDMPFLPNPVPIRIPTEVYGAEPEPAPAGRSGFAAVKRGIRPPSTGQGGSERP encoded by the coding sequence ATGCGGCATCACAGGGCCTATGGGGTCCCGCTCGAATCGCTCGACGTGGCGGTGGTCGACGACCACCGGCCGATGCAGTCCATCCTCCGCTCCATCCTGCTCGGGGCGCATGTGGCCCGGGTGCGCGCCTTCGATTCGGCGCGCGAGGCGCTCATCGCCATGGCGGTCGACCCGCCCGACCTGGTGATCGCGGATTGGCGCATGGCGCCGACCAGCGGGCTCACCCTCGTCAAGGCGATGCGGCGGCCCTCCTCCGGGGCCCTCGCGACGGTGCCGGTCGTGATGATCACGGCGTCGCCGACCCGGGCCCTGATCGAACGGGCGGTGCGGCTCGGCATCCACAGCGTCCTCGTCAAGCCGCTGTCGCCCGCCACCCTGATGACGCGGATCGCCGCGATCCTGGCGGACGGGCGCCGCTTCGAGGTCGACGCGGACAGCGGCTTCTATCGGCTCGAGGACGCCGGCTCGGTGCTGCGGGCGCAGCACGGGCGCTGGGCGGAGATCCGGGGTCTCCGGCAGGACCCGTCGGACCTCGTGCTCGACCGGCCGGACGGGTCGCCCGAACGCGGTTCCGACATGCCCTTCCTGCCGAACCCGGTGCCGATCCGCATCCCGACCGAGGTCTACGGCGCGGAGCCCGAACCGGCGCCGGCGGGGCGGTCGGGCTTCGCCGCCGTGAAGCGCGGAATCCGCCCTCCGTCGACTGGACAGGGCGGCTCCGAGAGGCCATAA
- a CDS encoding NADH:ubiquinone oxidoreductase subunit NDUFA12 — protein sequence MEWLLKILTWWQGSTIGTDVHTRRHGELVGHDESGNAYYRTRGGVIDPTLGFERRWVIYNGPAEASRIPPGWYSWMHHRTDVPPTRDGYRPRAWEEPHRPNQTGTANAYRPKGSILSEGRRPRATGDYQAWQPD from the coding sequence ATGGAATGGCTCCTGAAGATCCTCACCTGGTGGCAGGGCAGCACGATCGGCACCGACGTGCACACGCGCCGCCACGGCGAACTGGTCGGGCACGACGAGTCCGGCAACGCCTACTACCGCACCCGGGGCGGCGTCATCGACCCGACCCTCGGCTTCGAGCGGCGCTGGGTGATCTACAACGGTCCCGCGGAGGCGTCGCGCATCCCGCCGGGCTGGTACAGCTGGATGCACCACCGCACGGACGTGCCGCCGACCCGCGACGGCTACCGGCCGCGGGCCTGGGAAGAGCCGCACCGGCCGAACCAAACCGGCACCGCAAACGCCTACCGGCCGAAGGGATCGATCCTGAGCGAGGGCCGTCGGCCGCGCGCCACCGGCGACTACCAGGCCTGGCAGCCCGATTGA
- a CDS encoding DUF2155 domain-containing protein, producing MMMGRFAKLAAAAILLAAAAGPAGAQSKKAPVPPPPSPEDGTKISQPFATFSGLDKITGRIIAFDVAIGETVQFGALQVTPRVCYARPSTIAPLTTSFVEVDEITLDNKIRRIFTGWMFADSPGLHAVEHPVYDIWLTECRAQSGEATAAKQ from the coding sequence ATGATGATGGGCAGGTTTGCGAAGCTGGCGGCGGCGGCCATCCTTCTCGCCGCGGCGGCCGGGCCGGCGGGCGCGCAATCGAAGAAGGCCCCGGTGCCGCCGCCGCCCTCGCCCGAGGACGGCACGAAGATCTCGCAGCCCTTCGCGACCTTCTCGGGGCTCGACAAGATCACCGGGCGGATCATCGCCTTCGACGTGGCGATCGGCGAGACGGTGCAATTCGGGGCCCTGCAGGTCACGCCGAGGGTCTGCTACGCCCGGCCCTCCACCATCGCGCCGCTCACGACCTCCTTCGTCGAGGTCGACGAGATCACCCTCGACAACAAGATCCGGCGGATCTTCACGGGCTGGATGTTCGCCGACAGCCCCGGCCTGCACGCGGTCGAGCACCCGGTCTACGACATCTGGCTGACCGAGTGCCGCGCGCAGTCGGGCGAGGCGACCGCGGCGAAGCAGTAG